The DNA region GGAGCTTTTCGGCCACGAGAAGGGATCCTTCACCGGCGCCCAGAAGGACCACAAGGGCCGGTTCGAACTGGCCTCCGGCGGCACGCTTTTCCTGGACGAGATCGGCGACATCTCCTCCAACTTCCAGGCCAAGCTCCTGCGCGTCCTGCAGGAACAGGAGTTCGAGCGGGTCGGCGGGTCGAAGACGATCAAGACCGACGTCCGCCTGATCTGCGCCACCAACCTGAACCTGGAGGAGGCGGTCGGCCACGGCAAGTTCCGCGCCGATCTGTATTTCCGCATCAACGTGGTGACGATCCACCTGCCGCCGTTGCGCGAACGGCGCGGCGACATCGCCATGCTGGCCAAGCATTTCGTCGGCAAATTCGCCCGCGACAACGGTCTGAACCTGGACATCGATCGTGACGCGCTGGAAGTTCTGAACCGCTGCACCTGGCCCGGCAACGTGCGCGAACTGGAAAACTGCATAGAGCGCGCGGCGACCCAATGCCGCAACGGCACCATCCGCGTGCCCGACCTGTCCTGCAGCATGAATCTCTGCAACTCGTCGGTGCTGTTCCAGTACCGCACCATGGGGGCCGCCGTCGGCGGGCTGGCCCCGTCGATGAGCGGCACTCCGACCAACCCGTCGGGCGCCAACCCGGCGACGGGCCGCCCGCAGCCGGCGACCGGCGCCGGCATGCCGCCGTCGGTGCCGACCGCCGGGGCGCCGAATGCCGCGCCGAACGGGGCACAATGGCCGGCCTGCGCGTCGGGCTGTTCCGCCAATCCGGCGCCGGTCTGCGGCGCGTCCAAACCGCTGCCGCCGACCGCCATCGCCCCGCTGCCCACTCCCCAGCCGGCCGCCGCCGCCCCTGCAATTCCCTCCGCCCCGGCGCCGCAGCCCGCCGATGTTCCCGACCTGCCGCTGGACGAACCGGAGTCGGGTCCGCTGCGCGACCGTCTGGTGTGGGCGATGGAGCGCACCGGCTGGGTGCAGGCCAAGGCCGCCCGCCTGCTGGG from Azospirillum ramasamyi includes:
- the nifA gene encoding nif-specific transcriptional activator NifA; translated protein: MPSSAQSASSSSLELLTIYEVSKILGSSLDLEQTLREVLRALSYQLQMHRGRVYLQGEDNALRLVAALGLPKDSTAQEIDYSQGEGISGRILKTGMPAVVPNLAEEPLFNNRSGGRDDLDEQVASLVGVPIKAAGTVVGVLTIDRISDDGPRGHFGSDVRFLTMVANLIGQTVRLHRTVAEERRFMMRETFRVQKELRPVVAPVNDVVCTSPNMVDVLAQVHRVAPFKSTVLIRGESGTGKELIARAIHNLSPRKDAPFIRVNCAALPESLLESELFGHEKGSFTGAQKDHKGRFELASGGTLFLDEIGDISSNFQAKLLRVLQEQEFERVGGSKTIKTDVRLICATNLNLEEAVGHGKFRADLYFRINVVTIHLPPLRERRGDIAMLAKHFVGKFARDNGLNLDIDRDALEVLNRCTWPGNVRELENCIERAATQCRNGTIRVPDLSCSMNLCNSSVLFQYRTMGAAVGGLAPSMSGTPTNPSGANPATGRPQPATGAGMPPSVPTAGAPNAAPNGAQWPACASGCSANPAPVCGASKPLPPTAIAPLPTPQPAAAAPAIPSAPAPQPADVPDLPLDEPESGPLRDRLVWAMERTGWVQAKAARLLGMTTRQVSYALRKYNIEIKRF